Proteins from a single region of Syngnathus scovelli strain Florida chromosome 7, RoL_Ssco_1.2, whole genome shotgun sequence:
- the LOC125971853 gene encoding ADP-ribosylation factor-like protein 14, whose product MGMHGSKPRRQAQVLMLGLDRSGKSTLLYKLKYNERTVTVPTVGFNVETLETDRSSPGLTVWDVGGQRKMRPHWKHHYADTAGLVFVVDSADQGRLDEAGKELHRVLKYETLRGVPLVVLSNKQDLRGALSPEAVCQRLDLRRACEGKRPWFIQPCSGITGVGLEEGFRRMVYLMKTPLRQTQEDIQVKMKSKGFRISALISG is encoded by the exons ATGGGGATGCACGGTTCCAAGCCACGGAGGCAAGCGCAGGTCCTGATGCTTGGCCTGGACCGATCTGGGAAGAGTACCTTGCTGTATAAACTCAAGTACAACGAGAGAACGGTGACGGTGCCCACGGTGGGCTTCAACGTGGAGACGCTGGAGACGGACAGGAGCAGCCCGGGGCTCACTGTCTGGGATGTGGGCGGCCAGAGGAAGATGAGGCCTCACTGGAAGCATCACTACGCCGACACGGCCGGGCTGGTGTTTGTGGTGGACAGCGCGGACCAAGGGAGGCTGGATGAAGCCGGCAAGGAACTCCATCGg GTGCTGAAGTACGAGACCCTGAGAGGAGTTCCTCTGGTCGTTCTGTCCAACAAGCAGGATCTACGCGGGGCTCTGAGTCCCGAGGCGGTCTGCCAGAGGCTGGACCTCAGGCGAGCGTGCGAGGGCAAGAGGCCATGGTTCATCCAGCCCTGCTCGGGCATCACGGGCGTGGGGCTGGAGGAAGGCTTCAGGAGGATGGTGTACCTGATGAAGACCCCGCTGAGGCAAACGCAAGAAGACATCCAGGTCAAGATGAAGTCAAAAGGCTTCAGGATTTCGGCTTTGATAAGCGGCTGA
- the kpna4 gene encoding importin subunit alpha-3 encodes MADNDKLDNQRLKNFKNKGRDLESMRRQRTEVVVELRKNKRDEHLLKRRNVPHEDICEDSDVDGDFRSQNASLDAIVQNATSDNQGIQLSAVQAARKLLSSDRNPPIDDLIGSGILPILVHCLDRDDNPSLQFEAAWALTNIASGTSEQTQAVVQSSAVPRFLRLLQSPHQNVCEQAVWALGNIIGDGPQCRDYVIGLGVVKPLLSFISPSIPITFLRNVTWVMVNLCRHKDPPPPMETIQEILPALRVLIHHTDVNILVDTVWALSYLTDAGNEQIQMVIDSGIVPHLVPLLSHQEVKVQTAALRAVGNIVTGTDEQTQVVLNCDALNHFPALLSHPKEKINKEAVWFLSNVTAGNQQQVQAVIDAKLVPMIIHLLDKGDFGTQKEAAWAISNLTISGRKDQVAHLIEKQVIPPFCNLLTVKDAQVVQVVLDGLSNILKMADDKAETIANLIEECGGLEKVEQLQNHENGDIYKLAYQIIDQFFSSDDIDEDNSLVPEAIQGGTYGFNSANVPAEGFQF; translated from the exons ATGGCCGACAACGACAAACTGGACAACCAGCGACTGAAGAATTTCAAGAACAAGGGTCGGGATTTAgag TCCATGAGAAGACAGAGGACGGAGGTGGTGGTGGAGCTGCGAAAG AACAAGAGAGATGAGCACCTCCTGAAGAGAAGAAACGTGCCCCATGAGGACATTTGCGAGGATTCCGACGTGGATGGAGATTTCAGATCG CAAAACGCCTCCCTCgacgcaatagtgcaa AATGCCACCAGTGATAACCAAGGCATCCAGCTGAGTGCTGTTCAGGCCGCCAG GAAATTGTTGTCCAGCGACCGCAACCCGCCTATCGACGACCTGATAGGCTCCGGGATTCTTCCTATTCTGGTCCACTGCCTGGACCGAGATGACAA CCCTTCTCTGCAGTTTGAGGCCGCCTGGGCTCTGACCAACATCGCGTCCGGCACTTCCGAGCAGACCCAAGCTGTGGTGCAGTCCA GCGCCGTGCCGCGCTTCCTGAGGCTGCTTCAATCGCCTCACCAAAATGTGTGCGAGCAGGCCGTCTGGGCTTTGGGCAACATTATCG GCGACGGCCCGCAATGCCGAGACTACGTGATCGGCTTGGGCGTGGTCAAGCCGCTGCTGTCTTTCATCAGTCCTTCCATCCCAATAACCTTCCTTCGCAATGTCACCTGGGTTATGGTCAATCTGTGCCGCCATAAAGACCCTCCGCCGCCCATGGAGACCATTCAAGAG ATCCTGCCAGCTCTGCGTGTGCTGATCCACCACACTGATGTCAAC ATTTTGGTGGACACGGTGTGGGCCCTGTCCTATCTGACGGATGCTGGGAACGAGCAGATCCAAATGGTGATTGATTCTGGCATCGTCCCTCACCTGGTCCCACTGCTCAGCCACCAGGAGGTCAAAGTTCAG ACCGCTGCCCTGAGGGCTGTGGGCAACATCGTGACTGGAACAGATGAGCAGACACAGGTGGTGCTCAACTGTGACGCTCTCAACCATTTCCCAGCCCTCCTGTCACACCCAAAGGAGAAAATCAACAAG GAGGCGGTGTGGTTCCTGTCAAACGTCACAGCAGGGAATCAGCAGCAGGTGCAGGCGGTCATAGATGCCAAGCTGGTCCCCATGATTATCCACCTTCTCGACAAG GGAGACTTTGGAACCCAGAAGGAAGCAGCTTGGGCCATCAGCAACCTTACAATAAgtgggaggaaagatcag GTGGCGCACTTGATCGAGAAGCAGGTCATCCCTCCATTCTGTAACCTGCTCACGGTGAAGGACGCCCAAGTGGTGCAGGTTGTCCTGGACGGGCTCAGCAATATCCTGAAGATGGCCGACGACAAGGCTGAAACCATCGCGAATCTCATCGAAGAGTGCGGAG GTCTGGAGAAAGTGGAGCAGCTGCAGAATCATGAAAATGGCGATATCTACAAGCTCGCTTATCAAATTATTGATCAGTTCTTCTCCTCTGATGAT ATTGACGAAGATAACAGCCTGGTCCCCGAAGCCATCCAGGGCGGAACTTACGGCTTCAACTCCGCCAACGTGCCAGCCGAGGGATTCCAGTTCTAA
- the trim59 gene encoding tripartite motif-containing protein 59: MDNLEEDLTCSVCYSLFSDPRVLPCSHTFCRGCLDSLLHASHNYSIWRPLRQPLKCPNCRSMVELPMAGVDALPANVSLRAIIEKYQGDSGPRPPMCPDHPRQPLNMYCVQDRKLICGLCLTVGQHQSHTIDDLQAAFAREKRTPSLLLARLSEHKWSQVCELSEQLEQAKARCEAVLWQDRQEVTEFFHALEMVLLRKRQAYLEVLDKSLDEVSRAYDPLIHRVKELQEEQLDLVSFAASIEEEDSPLVFLEKVHMFRERVANFTGASLPSALNLSVTPRAADYLRQHWAAVTLGSLDEAPIPKVCCCTQCSGAAAEVHGGPKRDSFWPRVKLLLPLLALLLVVASLCWLGVFQSSRDLMGELFMPVWDWAGMEFTVVQELVVKWSCHIFAMSEIFSQELAAFLTSLMSWPDLGTAFCYVAKC; this comes from the exons ATGGACAACCTGGAGGAAGACCTGACGTGCTCGGTGTGTTACTCGCTCTTCTCTGACCCACGGGTGCTGCCCTGCTCGCACACCTTCTGCCGGGGCTGCCTGGACAGCCTGCTCCACGCCTCGCACAACTATTCCATCTGGCGCCCGCTGCGCCAGCCGCTCAAGTGCCCCAACTGCCGCAGCATGGTGGAGCTGCCCATGGCGGGCGTGGACGCGCTGCCTGCCAACGTGTCCTTGCGCGCCATTATCGAGAAG TACCAAGGGGACAGCGGGCCCAGACCCCCTATGTGTCCAGACCACCCGAGGCAGCCCCTCAATATGTACTGTGTCCAAGACCGTAAGCTCATCTGCGGCCTGTGTCTGACTGTGGGCCAGCACCAGAGCCACACCATCGACGACCTGCAAGCGGCGTTCGCCAGAGAAAAGCGGACTCCTTCACTCCTTCTGGCACGGCTCTCTGAGCACAAATGGTCACAG GTATGTGAGCTGAGCGAGCAGCTGGAGCAGGCGAAAGCccgctgcgaggctgtgctCTGGCAGGACAGACAAGAAGTCACGGAGTTTTTCCACGCGCTGGAGATGGTGCTGCTCCGGAAGCGACAAGCCTACCTGGAGGTTCTGGACAAAAGCTTGGATGAAGTGTCACGGGCCTATGACCCACTCATCCACAGAGTCAAGGAACTACAG GAAGAGCAGCTGGACCTGGTCTCCTTTGCGGCGTCCATTGAGGAGGAGGACTCTCCTTTGGTCTTCTTGGAGAAGGTTCACATGTTCAGGGAGCGAGTGGCCAACTTCACCGGCGCCAGTCTGCCGTCCGCCCTCAACCTCTCGGTCACACCCCGAGCCGCCGACTACCTGCGTCAGCACTGGGCTGCCGTCACTCTTGGTAGTCTGGACGAGGCGCCGATCCCCAAGGTTTGCTGCTGCACGCAATGCAGCGGGGCGGCAGCCGAGGTTCATGGCGGACCGAAGCGGGACTCCTTCTGGCCACGAGTCAAACTGCTTTTGCCGTTGTTGGCACTTTTGCTCGTGGTGGCATCACTGTGCTGGCTCGGCGTTTTTCAGTCAAGCCGAGACCTGATGGGAGAGCTCTTCATGCCCGTCTGGGACTGGGCAGGAATGGAATTCACTGTGGTACAGGAACTTGTAGTAAAATGGAGCTGTCACATTTTTGCAATGTCAGAAATCTTCTCACAGGAGTTGGCTGCCTTCTTAACAAGTCTGATGTCATGGCCTGACCTGGGAACCGCTTTCTGTTATGTCGCAAAATGCTAA
- the smc4 gene encoding structural maintenance of chromosomes protein 4, translating into MPSKSVKSSTAAAASKSVGGKGSQPRDDSEDELDVTPRGSRSDGQGQEAPAPTPTTDPPVGEAAEAVDSRPLEEILGSIPPPPPPAMTNEPGAPRLMITHLVNRNFKSYAGEQILGPFHKRFSCIIGPNGSGKSNVIDSMLFVFGYRAQKIRSKKLSVLIHSSDQHKDVQSCTVEVHFQKIIDKEGDDYEVIPNSKFYVSRSANKDNSSAYYINGKKAMFREVGALLRSHGIDLDHNRFLILQGEVEQIAMMKPKGQTEHDEGMLEYLEDIIGSCRLKEPILTLARRIELLNEQRGEKLNRVKLVEKEKNALEGEKNKAVEFLTLENDIFKLKSRLYQYNVHDLQKHVVAKEQEKQKILEDNKELTEKTAKISQEMEKMNQELKNVEKKQNKINKYIETQKETFTQLDLQDVEVREKIKHSKSKKNKLQKQLEKDKEKLEEVRGVPANSEKAIAEATARKEELEKQKGKEEEKLKEVMESLKEETSGLQQDKETKEKELMELSKAVNETRSRMDLAQSELDIYLSRHNTAVTQLNSAKQTLQTTTDTLRERRAAIKELEVNIPQREKELKKDEGELERVTKMDNETRQVVRDMRQKVDEAKSSLSSNRSRGKVLDALMQQKRSGRIPGILGRLGDLGAIDAKYDVAISSSCGALDHILVDTIDTAQKCVTFLKEQNIGVATFIGLDKMKVWEKNMGKIHTPEDCPRLFDMVRVNDPSVRPAFYFALRDTLVAQDMEQATRMAFKKDKRWRVVTLKGQIIEMAGTMTGGGRVMKGRMGSSLNTEVSQVELDRMESKLNENVTKLQDCQEKKLQLEENVQRLRTQLRDMKNKLEKYTNSMTSLADQESHLKKQMKELEANVLAAAPDKTKQKQMEKSLEAFKKDFEAASSKAGKVENEVKRLHNLIVDINSHKLKAQQDKLDNINKGLDECSSTITKAKVAIKTADRNLKKCEDSVTRVEEELKDNQTSLAAFTGQLKKLEEEAGEVMKACQEAEAALPEVQEHYQTVAKEINVLQQQEHALQEESLSVRLRVEQMEAAVSEHKNKIEHWQKKASKLSLHTVEGTPDEELPVLTAEQLDDISDPNVMVNKMITLETKCAQMKPNLGAITEYKKKEEQYLMRVAQLDEITNERDNFKRSYEDLRKQRLSEFMGGFNMITNKLKENYQMLTLGGDAELELVDSLDPFSEGIMFSVRPPKKSWKKIFNLSGGEKTLSSLALVFALHHYKPTPLYFMDEIDAALDFKNVSIVASYIYEQTKNAQFIIISLRNNMFEIADRLIGIYKTHNTTKSVGINPKTIVFREHDAITA; encoded by the exons ATGCCATCTAAAAGTGTAAAGAGCTCCACCGCGGCCGCCGCCTCCAAGTCAGTAGGAGGAAAGGGGTCGCAGCCTCGGGATGACTCCGAGGACGAGCTGGACGTAACCCCCCGAGGAAGCCGCTCCGATGGCCAGGGACAGGAGGCACCAGCACCGACGCCGACAACTG ATCCGCCTGTCGGGGAGGCGGCCGAGGCGGTTGATAGTCGCCCTTTGGAGGAGATTCTCGGTAGCATCCCTCCACCCCCGCCCCCAGCCATGACCAATGAGCCAGGCGCTCCTCGCCTCATGATAACGCATTTAGTCAATCGCAACTTCAAGTCGTACGCAGGCGAGCAGATTCTGGGGCCCTTTCACAAG CGCTTTTCCTGCATCATTGGTCCGAATGGAAGTGGCAAGTCCAATGTGATCGACTCCATGCTATTTGTGTTTGGATACAGAGCTCAAAAGATCCGATCGAAAAAGCTGTCGGTGCTTATCCACAGTTCTGATCAGCACAAAGATGTGCAAAGCTGTACCGTGGAGGTGCATTTTCAAAAGATTATTGATAAG GAAGGAGATGACTACGAAGTCATCCCCAACAGCAAGTTCTATGTTTCCAGGAGTGCCAACAAGGACAATTCTTCGGCCTACTATATCAATGGCAAAAAAGCCATGTTCAGAGAAGTGGGCGCTTTGCTACGAAGCCACGGCATCGACTTGGACCATAATAGATTTCTCATCCTACAG GGTGAGGTGGAGCAAATTGCCATGATGAAGCCCAAAGGTCAGACGGAGCATGACGAGGGAATGCTGGAGTACCTGGAGGACATTATCGGCTCGTGTCGCCTCAAGGAGCCCATCCTAACGCTGGCCCGCAGAATTGAACTGCTAAATGAACAGAGAGGAGAGAAG CTCAACCGAGTCAAGCTGGTGGAGAAGGAGAAAAATGCTCTGGAAGGAGAAAAGAACAAAGCTGTGGAGTTTCTCACTTTGGAAAATGACATCTTCAAACTCAAGAGTCGCCTTTATCAATATAATGT TCATGATCTCCAAAAGCATGTGGTAGCCAAAGAGCAGGAAAAACAGAAGATCTTGGAGGACAACAAGGAACTGACAGAAAAAACTGCCAAGATATCGCAAGAGATGGAGAAAATGAATCAAGAGCTGAAAAATGTGGAGAA GAAACAGAACAAGATCAACAAGTACATTGAGACCCAGAAGGAGACGTTCACCCAGCTGGACTTGCAGGATGTCGAAGTGCGCGAGAAGATCAAACACTCCAAAAGCAAGAAGAACAAGTTGCAGAAGCAGCTGGAGAAGGATAAAGAAAAG ctggaaGAGGTGCGCGGCGTACCCGCCAATAGCGAAAAGGccatcgcggaggcgaccgctcgcaaggaagagctggagaagcagAAGGGGAAAGAGGAGGAGAAACTCAAGGAAGTGATGGAGAGTCTAAAAGAAGAGACGAGCGGTTTGCAACAGGACAAAGAG ACCAAAGAGAAAGAGCTGATGGAGCTTAGCAAAGCTGTGAACGAGACGCGCTCTCGCATGGACCTGGCGCAGTCGGAGCTCGACATCTACCTGAGCCGCCACAACACTGCCGTGACGCAGCTCAACTCCGCTAAACAGACTCTCCAGACCACCACGGACACGCTACGGgagcgccgcgccgccattaaaGAACTGGAAGTCAACATACCGCAGCGGGAGAAAGAACTCAAGAAG GATGAGGGAGAGCTGGAGCGGGTGACGAAGATGGATAACGAAACCCGTCAGGTTGTGAGAGATATGAGGCAGAAGGTGGACGAGGCCAAGAGCTCTCTGTCCTCCAATCGCAGTCGAGGGAAGGTCCTGGACGCTCTCATGCAGCAGAAGAGGAGTGGCAGAATTCCCGGTATCCTCGGAAGGCTG GGAGACCTGGGAGCCATCGACGCAAAGTACGACGTGGCCATTTCCTCCAGTTGCGGGGCTCTGGATCACATTTTGGTGGACACCATCGACACGGCTCAGAAATGTGTCACGTTTCTCAAAGAACAGAACATCGGCGTGGCCACCTTCATTGGTCTTGACAAG ATGAAAGTGTGGGAAAAGAACATGGGCAAGATCCATACCCCGGAGGATTGCCCACGTCTCTTTGACATGGTGAGAGTGAATGACCCCAGCGTGCGCCCGGCCTTTTATTTCGCCCTGAGGGATACCCTGGTGGcccaggacatggagcaggccacgAGGATGGCCTTCAAGAAAGACAAGCGCTGGAGAGTGGTCACCCTCAAGGGCCAGATCATCGAGATGGCCG GAACAATGACTGGAGGAGGCAGAGTAATGAAGGGCAGGATGGGCTCCTCTCTCAACACTGAGGTCTCCCAGGTGGAG CTCGACCGCATGGAATCCAAGCTGAATGAGAACGTGACCAAGCTGCAGGACTGCCAAGAGAAGAAGCTGCAGCTGGAGGAGAACGTCCAGCGTCTCCGCACTCAGCTCCGTGACATGAAAAACAAGCTGGAAAAATACACCAACAGCATGACC AGTCTGGCTGACCAGGAGAGCCACCTCAAGAAGCAGATGAAGGAACTGGAGGCCAATGTGCTTGCTGCTGCCCCGGACAAGACCAAACAGAAGCAGATGGAGAAGAGTCTGGAGGCCTTCAAGAAAG ACTTTGAAGCAGCGTCCAGTAAAGCTGGGAAGGTGGAAAACGAGGTGAAGAGGCTCCACAACCTGATTGTGGATATCAACAGCCACAAGCTGAAGGCTCAGCAGGACAAGCTGGACAACATCAACAAGGGTCTGGACGAATGCTCCTCTACCATCACCAAGGCCAAAGTCGCCATCAAGACGGCAGACCG CAACTTGAAGAAGTGCGAGGACAGCGTGACCCGCGTGGAAGAGGAGTTGAAGGACAACCAGACGTCTTTAGCAGCATTCACGGGGCAACTCAAGAAACTGGAGGAAGAGGCGGGAGAGGTCATGAAAGCTTGTCAAGAAGCTGAG GCGGCGCTCCCTGAAGTGCAGGAGCACTACCAGACAGTGGCCAAGGAGATTAATGTCCTGCAGCAGCAGGAACACGCCCTGCAGGAGGAGTCGCTGAGTGTGCGGCTGCGCGTGGAGCAGATGGAGGCCGCCGTCAGCGAACACAAGAACAAGATCGAGCACTGGCAGAAGAAG GCCTCAAAGCTCTCCCTGCACACCGTGGAGGGGACGCCGGACGAGGAGCTGCCCGTCCTCACGGCCGAGCAGCTCGACGACATCTCCGACCCAAACGTCATGGTCAACAAGATGATCACCTTGGAGACCAAGTGTGCTCAGATGAAGCCCAACCTGGGTGCCATCACAGAGTACAAGAAGAAG GAGGAACAGTACCTGATGCGCGTGGCCCAGCTGGACGAGATCACCAACGAGCGGGACAATTTCAAGCGCAGCTACGAGGACCTGCGCAAGCAGCGTCTCAGCGAGTTCATGGGTGGCTTCAACATGATCACCAACAAGCTGAAGGAGAACTACCAAATGCTGACGCTGGGGGGCGATGCTGAGCTGGAGCTGGTGGACAGTCTTGACCCCTTCTCAGAAGGCATCATGTTCAG CGTGCGTCCTCCGAAAAAGAGCTGGAAAAAGATATTCAACTTGTCGGGAGGAGAGAAGACCCTCAGCTCCCTGGCACTGGTGTTCGCACTGCACCACTACAAGCCCACGCCGCTCTACTTCATGGACGAGATCGACGCCGCGCTGGATTTTAAGAACGTCTCCATCGTGGCGAGTTACATCTAC GAGCAAACCAAGAATGCTCAGTTCATCATCATCTCACTGAGGAATAATATGTTCGAGATTGCCGACCGCCTCATCGGCATCTACAAGACGCACAATACCACCAAGAGCGTCGGGATAAACCCCAAGACAATCGTGTTCCGAGAACATGACGCTATCACCGCCTAG